A section of the Mycoplasmopsis synoviae ATCC 25204 genome encodes:
- the nrdF gene encoding class 1b ribonucleoside-diphosphate reductase subunit beta: MISNNKYYNQSLSPLDYVKNNLQGVMRSVNWNFVNDPKDLEVWNRVTQNFWLPEKIPVSNDLKSWNEMDKSWQELLVRTFTGLTLLDTIQATLGDIAQIPNSLTDHEQVIYANFAFMVGVHARSYGTIFSTLSNSDDIEKAHEWVINNEKLQARAKFLVPYYTSKDPLKSKIAAALMPGFLLYGGFYLPFYLSARGKLPNTSDIIRLILRDKVLHNYYSGYKYRQKVEKLPKEKQAEYKEFTFKIMYELIELEKDFLRELYDGFGLADEAIAFSLYNAGKFLQNCGYESPFTPEETKISPEVFAQLSARADENHDFFSGNGSSYVMGVSEETQDEDWEF, from the coding sequence ATGATCAGTAATAACAAATACTACAATCAATCACTAAGTCCGCTTGATTATGTAAAAAATAATCTGCAAGGAGTTATGAGATCGGTTAATTGAAATTTTGTAAACGATCCTAAAGACTTAGAAGTTTGAAATAGAGTTACTCAGAATTTTTGACTTCCTGAAAAAATTCCTGTAAGTAACGATTTAAAGTCATGAAATGAAATGGATAAATCATGACAAGAACTTTTAGTTAGAACCTTCACCGGGCTTACCCTACTTGATACCATTCAAGCTACTTTAGGAGATATTGCTCAAATTCCAAACTCACTAACTGACCATGAACAAGTAATTTATGCCAACTTTGCTTTTATGGTAGGGGTGCACGCTAGAAGTTATGGAACTATTTTTTCAACACTAAGCAATAGCGATGATATTGAAAAGGCTCACGAGTGAGTTATTAATAATGAAAAGCTGCAAGCTAGAGCTAAATTTTTAGTTCCTTACTATACATCTAAAGATCCGCTAAAATCTAAAATAGCGGCAGCTTTAATGCCAGGGTTTTTACTCTACGGCGGATTTTATTTACCATTTTATCTATCCGCTAGAGGTAAGCTTCCAAATACCAGCGATATTATCAGGCTAATTTTAAGAGATAAAGTTCTGCACAATTATTATTCAGGATATAAATACCGTCAAAAGGTTGAAAAGCTTCCTAAAGAAAAGCAAGCCGAATATAAAGAATTTACTTTTAAAATCATGTATGAATTAATCGAGTTGGAAAAGGATTTTTTAAGAGAACTCTACGATGGTTTTGGGCTAGCTGATGAAGCTATAGCCTTTAGTTTATACAACGCTGGAAAATTTTTACAAAACTGTGGTTATGAATCGCCATTTACCCCAGAAGAGACAAAAATTTCACCAGAAGTTTTTGCGCAACTATCAGCTAGAGCTGATGAAAATCACGATTTTTTCTCAGGTAATGGTAGTTCATATGTAATGGGAGTTAGCGAAGAAACTCAAGACGAAGACTGGGAGTTTTAA
- the nrdI gene encoding class Ib ribonucleoside-diphosphate reductase assembly flavoprotein NrdI: MKPQEVLIELKKPRGEKHIVYFSSETGNTKKFVDKLKINSSRIPIDLNASLEISQDYVLFCPTYSGGFGEVKGSVPKQVIKFLNNKKNRDHCMAIVASGNTNFGDTYGLAGNVLQAKLKVPLLHVFELLGTKHDEEVVHQKINQLWNNK, from the coding sequence ATGAAACCTCAAGAAGTTTTAATCGAACTAAAAAAGCCTAGAGGCGAAAAACATATAGTTTATTTTAGTTCCGAAACTGGCAATACTAAAAAATTTGTCGATAAATTAAAAATAAACTCTTCAAGAATTCCAATCGATTTAAACGCAAGTCTTGAAATATCTCAAGATTATGTGCTTTTTTGTCCTACCTATTCAGGTGGATTTGGTGAGGTCAAAGGAAGCGTTCCAAAACAAGTTATTAAGTTTTTAAATAACAAAAAAAATCGTGATCATTGCATGGCGATAGTCGCCAGCGGAAATACCAACTTTGGTGATACCTATGGCCTAGCTGGAAACGTATTACAGGCCAAGCTTAAAGTTCCACTGCTTCATGTTTTTGAGCTTTTAGGAACCAAACATGATGAAGAAGTTGTTCATCAAAAAATAAATCAACTTTGAAACAATAAATAA
- the nrdE gene encoding class 1b ribonucleoside-diphosphate reductase subunit alpha, producing MKDNTNQFKAANEYLAYNAMSKLSEGKDSHDNDQKAIGAYMRVEILPKMMQWENIHQRMQYLVENQYYEKEVVNNVTKAQLEELYQLIEKYNHRFPSFMGVVKFFNSYCLKSFDGSKFLETYSERALMNALFLGGKDFESVKNILVEILSGRFQPATPTFLNAGKKQRGEYVSCYLLRVEDNMESIARAVTTSLQLSKRGGGVALSLTNLREFGAPIKQIQGQATGVIPVMKILEDSFSYANQLGQRQGAGAVYLHAHHPDIMTFLDSKRENADEKIRIKSLSLGVVVPNITFELAKNNEDMALFSPYDVEKVYGVPFSDIKVTKEYYNMLNNPKIRKTFVKARKFFQTVAELHFESGYPYLLFDDTVNDRNPNAGRIVMSNLCSEIVQSSSLTEYDTDLTVKKLGEDISCNLGSMNVDKLMNAGSDFGKSVFYAIKSLDHVSRGCDLSCAPSINHGNRNNRALGLGAMNLHGFFAVNEVYYDSPEALEFTNLFFYALAYHAYKASNLLAKERNETYKNFKSSKYATGEYFDKYTKCESDLYTAKLPKVIELFKKHNVTLPTQSDWSELVESIKKYGLANSHVLAVAPTGSISYLSSCTPSLQPVVSPVEVRKEGKLGRVYSLAYKLDENNYKYYKDGAYELGPNPIIDIVAQAQKHVDQAISLTLFMNDKATTRDLNKAYIRAFKAKCSSIYYVRIRQEVLEDSEHIDWEKDGQSFECSSCTI from the coding sequence ATGAAAGACAACACTAACCAATTCAAAGCTGCTAACGAATACTTAGCATACAACGCAATGAGCAAACTAAGTGAAGGAAAAGACTCTCACGATAACGATCAAAAAGCAATAGGCGCTTACATGAGAGTTGAAATTCTTCCAAAAATGATGCAATGAGAAAACATTCACCAAAGAATGCAGTATCTTGTAGAAAATCAATACTACGAAAAAGAAGTAGTTAATAACGTAACAAAAGCTCAACTCGAAGAGCTATATCAATTAATTGAAAAATATAATCATAGATTTCCATCTTTTATGGGTGTTGTTAAATTTTTCAATTCATATTGCCTTAAAAGCTTTGATGGATCAAAATTTTTAGAAACCTATTCTGAAAGAGCATTAATGAATGCGCTATTTTTAGGTGGAAAAGATTTTGAAAGTGTTAAAAACATTTTAGTTGAAATTCTTTCAGGAAGATTTCAACCAGCTACTCCTACTTTTTTAAACGCTGGAAAAAAACAAAGAGGAGAATATGTATCTTGTTATCTTTTAAGAGTTGAAGATAACATGGAATCTATTGCAAGAGCGGTTACCACTTCGCTACAGCTTTCAAAAAGAGGTGGAGGAGTAGCGCTTAGCCTAACTAACCTTAGAGAATTCGGTGCTCCTATTAAGCAAATTCAAGGGCAAGCTACCGGAGTTATTCCGGTTATGAAAATTCTAGAAGATAGCTTTTCATATGCTAACCAACTTGGTCAAAGACAAGGTGCAGGAGCTGTGTATCTTCACGCTCACCATCCTGACATTATGACTTTTTTAGATTCTAAAAGAGAAAATGCTGATGAAAAAATTAGAATTAAATCACTTTCGCTAGGAGTTGTGGTTCCTAACATTACTTTTGAACTCGCTAAAAATAATGAAGATATGGCGCTATTTTCACCATATGATGTTGAAAAGGTTTATGGCGTTCCATTTTCTGATATTAAAGTAACTAAAGAATACTACAACATGCTTAACAATCCTAAAATTAGAAAAACTTTTGTTAAAGCTAGAAAATTCTTCCAAACAGTAGCAGAGCTTCACTTTGAATCTGGATATCCATACTTACTTTTTGACGATACCGTTAACGATAGAAATCCAAATGCCGGAAGAATTGTTATGTCGAATTTATGTTCTGAAATTGTGCAGTCTTCTAGCCTTACTGAATACGATACTGATTTAACTGTTAAAAAATTAGGTGAAGATATTTCATGTAATTTAGGCTCAATGAATGTTGATAAATTAATGAATGCCGGAAGCGATTTTGGTAAGTCAGTGTTTTACGCTATTAAGTCTTTAGATCACGTTTCTAGAGGTTGTGATTTATCTTGCGCGCCTTCAATTAACCATGGAAATAGAAACAACAGAGCCCTAGGACTTGGAGCGATGAATTTACATGGATTTTTTGCAGTTAATGAAGTTTATTATGATTCTCCTGAAGCGCTAGAGTTTACTAATTTATTTTTCTATGCACTGGCGTATCACGCTTATAAAGCTTCTAATCTTTTAGCTAAAGAAAGAAATGAAACTTATAAAAACTTTAAATCATCAAAATATGCAACTGGTGAATATTTTGATAAATACACCAAATGCGAAAGTGATTTATATACAGCTAAACTTCCTAAAGTAATTGAATTATTTAAAAAACATAACGTAACACTGCCAACTCAAAGTGACTGAAGTGAATTAGTTGAAAGCATTAAAAAATATGGACTAGCTAACTCTCATGTTTTAGCGGTAGCTCCTACTGGTTCAATTTCTTATCTTTCATCATGTACTCCTTCGCTTCAACCAGTGGTATCTCCTGTTGAAGTTAGAAAGGAAGGAAAACTTGGAAGAGTATATTCGCTAGCTTATAAGCTTGATGAAAATAATTACAAATACTATAAAGATGGAGCCTACGAGCTTGGGCCTAATCCAATTATTGATATCGTAGCTCAGGCACAAAAACACGTTGACCAAGCAATATCGCTAACCTTATTTATGAACGATAAAGCTACAACTCGTGATTTAAACAAAGCCTACATTAGAGCTTTTAAAGCCAAATGTTCATCGATATACTACGTTAGAATTCGCCAGGAAGTTTTAGAAGATTCAGAACACATCGACTGAGAAAAAGATGGTCAAAGTTTTGAATGTTCAAGCTGCACCATCTAG
- a CDS encoding variable surface lipoprotein: protein MKKFEFLLLGSATLPLMAVAAACGAQQEKVEEPDFVHETLTDAEKTAFQSAAGSNLRTMGRMRLVVRAALVNNDKTLVSRFTTLAGEDATKKAAVETFKTEWTGKWGALFGTLSDGDKNVFSGENKYANGTATLAEYQALKTAFTEKAKDLLASVAKVIKVLGLGDLSDDYKTYLDSANVSALQTRFNYTGALVPDSSTLNDFERFLESIVGEDTSKDQSNPTPTGNMVTVLSGLEDNAVFSKTVMSLVALLTDRMLRLVEGAEAAKVLVSTGTATAEAAKETYLALRKYDKWPASTLKTRGAALSTPVQALGPVLKNVETVLSPLFAEDGKGKSLVDTLKAKESKTDKETMLLSRLESLANLAKANSELEKLSSLVYKDGVALDYEAAVLKSVKTYADFYAKVGLSWQWALNVLLWANPAKDLVTYFTASGLADKFADKKADVEAVVAEVTKLNVAATLANFDKFKAAGDTLNLGLFNQKARALTSHLQAMLAATKK from the coding sequence ATGAAAAAATTTGAATTTTTACTACTAGGTAGCGCTACTTTACCATTAATGGCTGTAGCTGCTGCATGCGGTGCACAACAAGAAAAAGTAGAAGAACCAGATTTCGTTCATGAAACTTTAACTGATGCAGAAAAAACTGCATTCCAATCTGCTGCTGGTTCAAACCTAAGAACCATGGGTAGAATGAGACTTGTTGTTAGAGCGGCTCTAGTAAACAACGATAAAACATTAGTAAGTCGTTTCACAACACTTGCTGGTGAAGATGCAACTAAAAAAGCTGCTGTTGAAACATTCAAAACAGAATGAACGGGTAAATGAGGTGCATTATTTGGAACACTAAGCGATGGAGATAAAAATGTCTTCTCAGGTGAAAACAAATATGCAAACGGTACTGCAACACTTGCTGAATATCAAGCTTTAAAAACAGCATTTACTGAAAAAGCTAAAGATCTTTTAGCTAGCGTAGCTAAAGTTATTAAAGTACTTGGTTTAGGTGATTTATCAGATGACTATAAAACATATCTAGATTCAGCTAATGTTTCAGCTTTACAAACAAGATTTAACTACACTGGAGCTCTTGTTCCTGATAGCTCAACACTTAACGATTTTGAAAGATTCTTAGAATCAATCGTTGGTGAAGATACAAGTAAAGATCAAAGCAACCCAACTCCTACAGGAAACATGGTTACTGTATTATCAGGACTAGAAGACAACGCTGTTTTCTCAAAAACTGTAATGTCACTTGTTGCTTTATTAACAGATAGAATGCTTCGTTTAGTTGAAGGAGCTGAAGCTGCTAAAGTTTTAGTTTCAACAGGAACAGCTACTGCTGAAGCTGCAAAAGAAACATACTTAGCACTTAGAAAATACGACAAATGACCTGCATCTACTTTAAAAACTAGAGGTGCTGCTCTTTCAACACCTGTACAAGCATTAGGACCAGTTCTTAAAAACGTTGAAACAGTACTTTCACCATTATTTGCAGAAGATGGAAAAGGCAAATCATTAGTTGATACTTTAAAAGCTAAAGAATCAAAAACAGATAAAGAAACAATGCTTCTTTCAAGACTTGAATCATTAGCTAACTTAGCTAAAGCAAATTCAGAACTTGAAAAATTATCATCATTAGTTTACAAAGATGGTGTAGCTTTAGATTATGAAGCTGCTGTTCTTAAATCAGTTAAAACATATGCAGACTTTTATGCAAAAGTTGGATTAAGCTGACAATGAGCACTTAACGTATTATTATGAGCAAACCCTGCTAAAGATCTTGTAACATACTTTACAGCATCAGGACTAGCTGATAAATTTGCAGATAAAAAAGCTGATGTAGAAGCAGTTGTAGCAGAAGTAACTAAATTAAATGTTGCTGCAACACTTGCTAACTTTGATAAATTCAAAGCTGCTGGTGATACTTTAAACTTAGGATTATTCAACCAAAAAGCAAGAGCATTAACATCACACTTACAAGCAATGCTTGCAGCAACTAAAAAATAG
- a CDS encoding F0F1 ATP synthase subunit epsilon: MAKLKLTITTPSAIFYDDLVDIVTLRVNLGYKGFLPNASEFFSNIEPGTLTINYENSSDMIKCHIGSGLIYSNKEAVNIITDDIVKIEDINLDALNKQKEMLENRLKENLTESLLKQVKEKLENINSRIKSYNEFKK, translated from the coding sequence ATGGCAAAACTCAAACTTACAATTACAACACCTAGCGCTATTTTTTATGATGATTTAGTTGATATAGTAACTTTAAGAGTTAATTTAGGTTATAAAGGTTTCCTGCCAAATGCTAGTGAATTCTTTAGCAACATAGAACCAGGAACCTTAACAATTAACTACGAAAATTCTAGCGATATGATTAAGTGTCACATTGGATCTGGTTTAATTTATTCAAACAAAGAGGCGGTAAATATCATCACCGATGATATTGTAAAAATTGAGGATATTAATCTTGATGCATTAAACAAACAAAAAGAAATGTTAGAAAATAGGCTTAAAGAAAATTTAACAGAGTCGCTACTTAAACAAGTAAAAGAAAAGCTTGAAAATATCAATTCTAGAATCAAATCTTACAATGAATTTAAAAAGTAA
- the atpD gene encoding F0F1 ATP synthase subunit beta: MPEKNKGKIIQILGPVVDVRFTTGKLPKLLNALRVELPTKEVFTFEVAQHIGDDTVRCISMVSTNGLRRGLTVEDTGKAIMVPVGKQVLGRMFDVLGNPIDELPLEEGGEKSSIHGPIPTYEQQKTTSEILETGIKVIDLLIPYAKGGKIGLFGGAGVGKTVLVQELINNIATQHNGLSVFTGVGERTREGNDLYYEMKAAGVLDKTALVFGQMNEPPGARMRVALTGLTMAEYFRDKQNQDVLLFIDNIFRFTQAGSEVSALLGRIPSAVGYQPTLATEMGALQERITSTRSGSITSVQAVYVPADDLTDPAPATTFSHLDAKTVLDRNVAALGIYPAIDPLESSSRLLDPLVVGQEHYKVAQDVINILQRFKELQDIIAILGMGELSEEDKKIVARARKIRNFLSQPFTVAEKFSGIKGSYVKLSDTIRSFKEILNGNLDDYPEDIFRYAGSIDDVIARYKK, translated from the coding sequence ATGCCAGAAAAAAATAAAGGAAAAATTATTCAAATTTTAGGACCGGTAGTTGACGTTAGATTCACTACTGGAAAACTTCCAAAATTATTAAATGCCTTGCGCGTTGAACTTCCAACTAAGGAAGTATTTACCTTTGAAGTTGCTCAGCATATAGGTGATGATACCGTTAGATGTATTTCAATGGTTTCAACTAATGGTTTAAGAAGAGGGCTAACCGTAGAAGACACCGGTAAAGCCATTATGGTGCCGGTTGGAAAACAAGTTCTTGGAAGAATGTTTGATGTTTTAGGAAATCCAATTGATGAGCTTCCTTTAGAAGAAGGCGGAGAAAAATCAAGTATCCACGGACCTATTCCAACATACGAACAACAAAAAACCACTAGCGAAATTTTAGAAACTGGAATTAAAGTTATTGATCTTTTAATTCCATATGCTAAAGGTGGAAAAATCGGGCTCTTCGGTGGAGCTGGAGTTGGTAAAACTGTTCTTGTGCAAGAGCTAATTAATAACATTGCAACTCAGCACAATGGACTTTCGGTATTTACCGGAGTTGGTGAAAGAACTCGTGAAGGTAATGATTTATACTACGAAATGAAAGCCGCTGGCGTATTAGATAAAACCGCGCTGGTTTTTGGTCAAATGAACGAGCCTCCCGGAGCTAGAATGCGTGTAGCGCTAACCGGGCTTACCATGGCTGAATATTTCAGAGATAAACAAAACCAAGATGTTTTACTTTTTATTGATAACATCTTTAGATTTACCCAAGCCGGTTCTGAGGTTTCAGCTCTTCTTGGAAGAATTCCATCAGCTGTAGGTTACCAACCTACCTTAGCAACCGAAATGGGTGCGTTGCAAGAAAGAATTACCTCAACTAGAAGTGGATCTATTACTTCAGTTCAAGCCGTTTACGTTCCTGCTGATGATTTAACCGATCCAGCGCCTGCTACTACATTTTCACATTTAGATGCAAAAACTGTTTTGGATAGAAACGTAGCTGCGCTTGGAATTTATCCAGCGATTGATCCGCTTGAATCTTCTTCTAGACTTCTTGATCCATTAGTTGTTGGTCAAGAGCACTATAAAGTGGCTCAAGACGTAATTAATATTCTTCAAAGATTTAAAGAATTGCAAGATATTATTGCAATTCTTGGAATGGGTGAGCTATCCGAAGAAGATAAGAAAATAGTAGCTAGAGCTAGAAAAATTAGAAACTTTTTATCTCAACCATTTACTGTTGCAGAAAAATTTAGCGGCATTAAAGGTTCTTACGTTAAATTAAGCGATACCATTAGAAGTTTTAAAGAAATTTTAAATGGTAATTTAGATGACTATCCTGAAGATATCTTTAGATATGCAGGAAGCATTGACGATGTTATTGCTAGATATAAAAAATAA
- the atpG gene encoding ATP synthase F1 subunit gamma: MSNLINIKNRINVVTNTRKITNAMQLVSTSKLHRIINLTKNIKTYQNLVETTFDNIVSKITQEELNEIFPPKQETDATLYIIVTSDIGLCGSYNSNVINELKKVIKPSDLVITLGTKGLNWIRVSKFKDQLYKSYVNLEDKLDYSIATEIGNLNFELFAKNKISSCKIIYTKFVNNLIQEVSVKQLFPYDSSHLEIKKESEQMEGDIEFEPSAEIILQRAFPLYVSSMIYVLVSLSKVSELASRRVAMESATDNADEIINDLNLEYNSKRQSVITQEITEIVAGAQATN, translated from the coding sequence ATGTCTAATTTAATAAATATTAAAAATAGAATCAACGTAGTTACTAATACTAGAAAAATAACTAATGCTATGCAGTTGGTTTCTACTTCAAAGCTTCATCGAATTATTAATTTAACTAAAAATATTAAAACTTATCAAAACTTAGTAGAAACTACTTTTGATAACATTGTTTCTAAAATAACTCAAGAAGAATTAAATGAAATTTTTCCGCCAAAACAAGAAACCGACGCTACTTTATATATCATAGTAACTAGCGATATTGGTCTTTGCGGATCATATAATTCAAATGTAATTAATGAGTTAAAAAAAGTAATTAAGCCTAGCGATTTAGTTATAACTTTAGGAACTAAAGGTTTAAATTGAATTAGGGTTTCTAAATTCAAAGATCAGCTTTATAAATCTTATGTGAATTTAGAAGACAAGCTCGATTATTCAATAGCAACCGAAATTGGGAATTTAAACTTTGAGCTTTTTGCTAAAAATAAGATATCAAGTTGCAAAATTATTTATACTAAATTTGTAAATAATTTAATCCAAGAAGTTAGCGTTAAGCAGCTTTTCCCATATGATTCTTCGCATCTTGAAATTAAAAAAGAAAGCGAACAAATGGAAGGTGATATCGAATTTGAGCCTTCCGCAGAAATTATTCTTCAAAGAGCCTTTCCACTTTACGTTTCATCGATGATCTACGTTTTAGTTAGCCTTTCTAAAGTATCTGAGCTAGCTAGCCGTAGAGTTGCTATGGAAAGCGCAACCGATAACGCCGATGAAATAATTAATGATTTAAATCTTGAATATAACTCAAAACGTCAAAGCGTTATAACTCAAGAAATAACCGAAATTGTAGCTGGAGCACAAGCAACTAATTAG
- the atpA gene encoding F0F1 ATP synthase subunit alpha yields the protein MKNNFDDISAIIKDRIKNFDQKIDRSEVGKVISIGDGIALVSGLDKVENSEVVIFDNDVYGLALNLEEEVVGVALFGNSNLISEGDSVRRSGQVISVPVGEAMLSRVVDSLGKPIDGKGPIKSSKMAKIFKLAPGVMTRKEVNQPLETGIIAIDSMIPVGKGQRELIIGDRQTGKTAIAIDTIINQKGKNVYCVYVAIGQKNSTVAQIVQKLNDTGSMDYTTVVVAGASESAPQQYIAPYTGVTIAEEFMSQGKDVLVIYDDLSKHAIAYRTLSLLLRRPPGREAYPGDVFYLHSQLLERAARLNKKYGGGSITAFPIIETQQGDISAYIPTNVISITDGQIFTKESLFNSGQRPAVDVGFSVSRVGSAAQTKAMKSVVGSLKLELAQYNEMLAFAQFGSDLDENTKAILEHGAKVYELIKQDQYSPISQADQAVILIGVKERIINIVPKEWISEYRNQVIKYLQKDPDGKVIESNIINEGIISKENYAKLEQALVKICKSIVSSIPNYDASMHKSLPEKYLETKEVANV from the coding sequence ATGAAAAATAATTTCGATGATATATCAGCAATTATAAAAGATAGAATTAAAAATTTCGATCAAAAAATTGATCGTTCTGAAGTTGGAAAAGTTATATCAATCGGAGACGGTATAGCTTTAGTTTCTGGACTTGATAAAGTTGAAAACTCAGAAGTTGTTATTTTTGATAATGATGTTTATGGACTTGCGCTAAATCTAGAAGAAGAAGTCGTTGGGGTGGCTCTTTTTGGTAATTCAAATTTAATTTCAGAAGGCGATAGCGTTAGAAGATCTGGTCAAGTTATTTCAGTTCCAGTAGGTGAGGCTATGCTTTCTCGTGTAGTGGACTCTTTAGGAAAACCAATCGATGGTAAAGGGCCAATTAAAAGCTCTAAAATGGCTAAGATTTTTAAGCTAGCTCCTGGTGTTATGACCCGGAAAGAAGTTAACCAGCCACTAGAGACTGGAATTATTGCAATTGATTCAATGATTCCTGTTGGAAAAGGCCAAAGAGAGCTAATTATAGGAGACCGTCAAACCGGGAAAACCGCAATTGCAATCGATACTATAATTAACCAAAAAGGTAAAAACGTATATTGCGTTTACGTTGCAATTGGGCAAAAAAATTCAACAGTAGCACAAATCGTCCAAAAGCTTAATGACACCGGTTCAATGGACTATACTACCGTGGTTGTTGCCGGAGCTAGCGAAAGCGCTCCTCAGCAATATATCGCTCCTTATACCGGAGTTACTATCGCTGAAGAATTTATGAGCCAAGGTAAAGATGTTTTAGTAATCTATGATGATTTATCAAAACATGCCATAGCTTATAGAACTCTTTCACTTTTATTAAGAAGACCACCAGGAAGAGAAGCTTATCCAGGGGATGTATTTTATCTGCACTCACAACTTCTTGAGCGTGCTGCTAGATTAAATAAAAAATATGGCGGAGGATCTATAACAGCTTTTCCTATTATAGAAACTCAGCAAGGCGATATTTCAGCTTATATTCCAACCAATGTTATATCTATAACAGACGGTCAAATTTTTACTAAAGAAAGTTTATTTAACTCAGGACAGCGTCCTGCAGTTGATGTTGGATTTAGCGTTTCACGGGTAGGATCAGCAGCGCAAACCAAAGCTATGAAATCAGTAGTAGGTTCTCTAAAACTAGAACTAGCGCAATATAATGAAATGCTAGCTTTTGCGCAATTTGGATCAGATCTTGACGAAAACACAAAAGCAATATTAGAGCACGGTGCTAAAGTTTATGAGCTAATCAAACAAGATCAATATAGTCCAATTTCACAAGCTGATCAAGCCGTTATTTTAATCGGTGTAAAAGAGAGAATTATTAACATAGTTCCTAAAGAGTGAATCAGCGAATATAGAAATCAAGTTATTAAATACCTTCAAAAAGATCCTGATGGAAAAGTAATTGAAAGCAATATCATCAACGAAGGAATTATTTCAAAAGAAAACTATGCAAAACTTGAGCAAGCCTTAGTTAAAATTTGTAAGTCAATTGTATCTTCAATTCCTAACTATGATGCTTCAATGCATAAAAGTCTTCCTGAAAAATATTTAGAAACTAAAGAAGTGGCTAATGTCTAA
- the atpH gene encoding ATP synthase F1 subunit delta produces MYVKVNPSSYSVAIYEIAKESNKIKTFHEQFSFVKKVIEKNPQLITFLKNDEIALEKRFELIDEIFGGLEVDVKNSIKVALVRNMIFVLRKIIVDFLKITNYELGIKFAKVITAYPLSASELEKIQKKLNEKTKKIVEISTEVDEKLLSGYKIIFSNQLYERNYNNDLQKIKKMIIKGKEDEK; encoded by the coding sequence ATGTATGTTAAAGTAAATCCTAGTTCTTATTCTGTTGCTATTTATGAAATTGCCAAAGAAAGCAACAAAATAAAAACTTTCCATGAGCAATTTAGTTTTGTTAAAAAAGTAATTGAAAAAAATCCACAATTAATTACTTTTTTAAAAAACGATGAAATAGCGCTAGAAAAACGCTTTGAATTAATTGATGAAATCTTTGGCGGCCTTGAAGTTGATGTTAAAAATTCTATTAAAGTTGCCTTAGTTAGAAACATGATTTTCGTGCTAAGAAAAATAATTGTTGACTTTTTAAAAATCACCAATTATGAACTTGGAATTAAATTTGCAAAAGTAATAACTGCCTATCCATTAAGCGCCAGTGAGCTAGAAAAAATTCAAAAAAAATTAAATGAAAAAACTAAAAAAATAGTTGAAATATCAACCGAAGTAGATGAAAAATTATTAAGTGGATATAAAATAATTTTTTCAAATCAACTTTATGAGAGAAACTATAATAACGATCTACAAAAAATTAAGAAAATGATAATCAAAGGTAAAGAAGATGAAAAATAA
- the atpF gene encoding F0F1 ATP synthase subunit B: MSSSVQVLSETIEIGKVVTASDEIAKRFNNLFPSIPMMLATFIAFVIVFLLLFFFLYKPVKKMIHKRQEFIQSQIDDSIKAKEDSLAKLSQAQAELIESHKQSVNIVNNAKSKAQEILASYKNKAISDANRLIEETQIDLNERKKEFDKNSRILIAETATEIAQRILKREISKSTQDEIIKDFLEDKTPIEDI; this comes from the coding sequence ATGTCAAGCTCTGTTCAAGTATTAAGCGAAACAATTGAAATCGGAAAAGTAGTAACTGCATCCGATGAAATTGCAAAACGTTTTAATAATTTATTCCCCAGCATTCCAATGATGCTGGCAACTTTTATTGCTTTCGTAATTGTTTTTCTGCTTTTATTTTTCTTTTTATATAAGCCAGTTAAAAAAATGATTCACAAGCGTCAAGAATTCATCCAAAGTCAAATCGATGATAGCATTAAAGCTAAAGAAGACTCTTTAGCAAAACTATCTCAAGCGCAAGCGGAATTAATTGAGTCACACAAGCAATCAGTTAATATCGTTAATAACGCTAAAAGCAAAGCTCAAGAAATTTTAGCTAGTTATAAAAATAAAGCTATCTCCGATGCTAATCGCTTGATTGAAGAAACTCAAATTGACTTAAATGAACGTAAAAAAGAATTTGATAAAAACTCAAGAATATTAATTGCAGAAACTGCAACTGAAATTGCTCAAAGAATTCTAAAAAGAGAAATCTCAAAATCAACTCAAGATGAAATCATTAAAGATTTCCTTGAAGATAAAACTCCAATTGAAGATATCTAA